The following proteins are encoded in a genomic region of Aminivibrio pyruvatiphilus:
- the kdsA gene encoding 3-deoxy-8-phosphooctulonate synthase has protein sequence MSDNAKIPTFTPVRVEDPSGDGRWNFTIGEGSLALIAGPCALETPELGLEIAETVRDLCRPLGINYIFKASFDKANRTSLKGFRGPGMEEGLVHLARIGRKAGVPVLTDIHESWQADSAARSVDILQIPAFLCRQTDLLLAAARTGRPLNVKKAQFLAPWDMKNVLEKCREGGAPSVMLCERGTTMGYGQLVVDMRSLPVMRSFGCPVVFDGTHSVQMPGAAGNASGGDRRFILPLARAALAAGVDALFLETHPCPEKALSDGPNLVPLGKMKFLLEQLAELHALVRDRLGMPSLEWAEEDR, from the coding sequence ATGAGCGATAACGCGAAAATTCCTACCTTCACCCCTGTCCGGGTGGAAGACCCCTCCGGCGATGGGCGCTGGAATTTCACCATAGGGGAAGGTAGCCTCGCCCTGATCGCCGGGCCCTGTGCCCTGGAAACCCCCGAACTGGGACTGGAGATCGCCGAGACGGTGCGGGACCTCTGCAGGCCCCTGGGGATCAACTACATCTTCAAGGCCTCCTTCGACAAGGCCAACCGCACGTCCCTGAAAGGATTCCGGGGCCCGGGCATGGAAGAAGGGCTCGTGCACCTGGCCCGTATCGGCCGGAAGGCGGGCGTTCCCGTGCTCACCGACATTCATGAATCATGGCAGGCCGATTCCGCCGCCCGCTCCGTGGATATCCTCCAGATACCGGCCTTTCTCTGCCGCCAGACGGACCTGCTCCTCGCCGCGGCCCGCACCGGCAGACCCCTCAACGTGAAGAAGGCCCAGTTCCTTGCCCCCTGGGACATGAAGAATGTCCTGGAGAAGTGCCGGGAGGGCGGAGCCCCTTCGGTGATGCTCTGCGAGCGGGGGACCACCATGGGGTACGGCCAGCTGGTGGTGGACATGCGGTCCCTTCCGGTCATGCGCTCCTTCGGGTGCCCCGTGGTCTTCGACGGAACCCACAGCGTCCAGATGCCCGGAGCGGCCGGCAACGCCAGCGGAGGCGACCGGAGATTCATCCTTCCCCTGGCCAGGGCTGCTCTTGCCGCCGGGGTGGACGCCCTTTTTCTTGAAACCCACCCCTGCCCGGAAAAGGCCCTCAGCGACGGCCCCAACCTCGTCCCCCTCGGGAAGATGAAGTTCCTCCTGGAGCAGCTTGCCGAGCTCCATGCCCTGGTGAGGGACAGGCTCGGCATGCCCTCTCTCGAGTGGGCGGAGGAGGACCGCTGA
- a CDS encoding 3-deoxy-D-manno-octulosonic acid transferase translates to MEERRALYPKDKAERLPERPLWVHAVSVGEVQSAWPLLDLLARENPGEIVLLSTTTATGRETAFRLADGLFGEHLYYPWDVPRIVRRSLDRIRPKGYIVMETEIWPVMLMELKKRSIPAFLANGRFSERTARNVRKRPAFWRQAYDLFSLLLVRSAADRDFLADLGVPEEKLRVTGDCKVDALLLRKRATDLSPVRKVVAGKGPVFVAGSTHQGEESIALAAFRKVRERIPQARLVIAPRHPERSGDVLEAASRTAEAALLSQTEGPGGASWDILVIDRIGVLFDLYGVSDGAFIGGSLVDKGGQNIMEPAAFGIPFSHGPFMRDFVESAGELGKLGAATLVQTDAEMAAHWERCLDQNEQEKARLGSAAYFQAVGGAAKATLDEIRREMTKK, encoded by the coding sequence CTGGAGGAGCGGCGGGCTCTGTATCCAAAGGACAAGGCGGAAAGGCTCCCTGAACGGCCTCTCTGGGTCCATGCGGTCTCGGTGGGGGAGGTGCAGTCCGCCTGGCCCCTCCTGGATCTGCTCGCCAGGGAAAACCCCGGGGAAATAGTTCTCCTGTCCACCACCACCGCCACGGGCCGGGAAACGGCCTTTCGTCTCGCTGACGGACTCTTCGGAGAACACCTCTACTACCCCTGGGACGTTCCCCGGATCGTCCGGCGGTCTCTCGACCGGATCCGCCCGAAGGGGTATATTGTGATGGAGACGGAAATCTGGCCCGTCATGCTCATGGAGCTGAAGAAGCGGTCCATCCCCGCTTTTCTTGCGAACGGACGCTTCTCCGAGAGGACGGCCCGGAACGTCAGGAAGCGTCCCGCTTTCTGGAGACAGGCCTACGATCTCTTCTCCCTGCTGCTGGTGCGCTCCGCCGCCGACCGGGATTTTCTGGCGGACCTGGGGGTGCCGGAGGAAAAGCTGCGGGTCACAGGCGACTGCAAGGTGGACGCCCTGCTGCTCCGGAAGCGGGCGACCGATCTTTCCCCGGTCCGGAAAGTTGTGGCTGGGAAGGGCCCCGTCTTCGTGGCGGGAAGCACCCACCAGGGGGAGGAATCGATTGCCCTCGCCGCGTTCCGGAAAGTGCGGGAGCGGATCCCCCAAGCCCGCCTGGTCATTGCTCCCCGCCATCCGGAGAGAAGCGGGGACGTGCTGGAAGCAGCCTCCCGGACGGCGGAAGCCGCCCTTCTGTCACAAACCGAAGGACCCGGCGGGGCATCATGGGACATCCTCGTGATCGACCGCATCGGGGTGCTCTTCGACCTCTACGGCGTGTCCGACGGCGCCTTCATCGGCGGAAGCCTGGTGGACAAGGGCGGGCAGAACATCATGGAACCCGCCGCCTTTGGTATACCCTTTTCCCACGGCCCCTTCATGCGGGATTTCGTGGAATCGGCCGGGGAGCTGGGAAAACTGGGGGCGGCAACCCTCGTTCAAACAGATGCTGAAATGGCCGCCCACTGGGAGCGGTGCCTGGACCAGAATGAACAGGAGAAGGCGCGCCTCGGCTCCGCAGCCTACTTTCAGGCCGTGGGGGGAGCGGCGAAGGCCACTCTCGACGAAATCCGCAGGGAGATGACAAAGAAATGA
- a CDS encoding KpsF/GutQ family sugar-phosphate isomerase, whose translation MFCLPWEREGRCLSDEQLLEAGKGILRSEAAEIQRAADRMDMELVRAARIIHSCRGRLVVAGMGKSGIIGRKIAATLASLGTPSFFLHAAEGSHGDLGMVCRDDAALILSNSGTTAEVLSILPHFRRLGAPIIAITGGLKSPLAQNADVVLDSSVLSEAGILAKITPADGPGQDEDALNLAPLCSTTLQLALGDALAGMVTELRGLRPEDFALFHPGGALGRKLLTRIRDVMATGDKLPVVGLSVKVSDALFEMTSKGYGATIIVDDRGDLAGIFTDGDLRRLIARKGVECLSEAVSGVMIATPLVIAPDRLAVEAVRIMEQREISAIIVVEGKRPVGILHLHELLKAGVA comes from the coding sequence ATGTTCTGCCTTCCCTGGGAACGGGAGGGGCGATGCCTCTCCGACGAACAGCTTCTCGAGGCCGGAAAGGGGATTCTCCGGTCCGAGGCGGCCGAGATCCAGCGGGCAGCGGACAGGATGGACATGGAACTCGTCCGTGCCGCACGGATTATCCACTCCTGCAGGGGGCGCCTCGTGGTGGCGGGCATGGGAAAGTCGGGGATCATCGGCAGGAAAATCGCCGCGACCCTCGCCTCCCTCGGCACGCCCTCCTTTTTCCTGCATGCCGCTGAAGGCTCCCACGGCGACCTGGGGATGGTCTGCCGGGACGACGCGGCCCTCATCCTGAGCAACAGCGGGACCACGGCGGAGGTCCTCTCCATCCTTCCTCACTTCCGCAGGCTCGGGGCGCCCATCATCGCCATAACCGGAGGGCTGAAATCGCCCCTGGCCCAGAACGCCGACGTGGTCCTCGATTCCTCGGTGCTCTCCGAGGCCGGCATCCTGGCGAAGATCACCCCTGCCGACGGCCCGGGACAGGACGAGGATGCCCTGAACCTGGCCCCTCTCTGCAGCACCACCCTCCAGCTCGCTCTCGGGGACGCTCTCGCGGGGATGGTGACGGAACTCCGGGGGCTCCGCCCCGAGGATTTCGCCCTCTTCCACCCCGGCGGAGCCCTCGGCCGGAAACTGCTGACCAGGATCCGGGACGTGATGGCCACAGGGGACAAGCTTCCCGTCGTGGGACTTTCCGTGAAGGTGAGCGACGCCCTCTTCGAGATGACCAGCAAGGGGTACGGGGCCACCATCATCGTTGACGACCGGGGGGACCTGGCCGGGATCTTCACCGACGGCGACCTCCGGCGGCTCATCGCCCGGAAGGGCGTGGAATGCCTCTCCGAGGCTGTGTCGGGGGTCATGATTGCCACTCCCCTGGTGATCGCTCCTGACAGGCTTGCCGTGGAAGCGGTCCGCATCATGGAGCAGCGGGAAATCTCCGCCATTATCGTGGTGGAAGGGAAACGGCCCGTGGGCATCCTCCACCTCCACGAACTTCTCAAGGCGGGGGTGGCCTGA